In a single window of the Elaeis guineensis isolate ETL-2024a chromosome 4, EG11, whole genome shotgun sequence genome:
- the LOC105035157 gene encoding LOW QUALITY PROTEIN: uncharacterized protein (The sequence of the model RefSeq protein was modified relative to this genomic sequence to represent the inferred CDS: inserted 1 base in 1 codon) gives MESLCWSYRFRVLARENCFNPCKNAVLSNLGAPICLNYHCSNSRTSGSSVVRSTARDLAVLESPTAKEVLIPFPGSASQPFPHLRLENDHLWSALEIAEAVDGEIVRWGPSGTITTDTRKLMPGQWFFAIAGKNFDGHDFVTQELADKGCVGVIGNRICKHWHGGFIKVEGDTLFGLEKMARYARNRFHGVVVGLTGSVGKTTTRTMIALALESLGRVYQTHGNLNYMVGVALTLTGIPMDAKASVVELGMGGKEGEILXMARMCQPSVRVILNVGHGHMEHFRSLKEVAKAKGEIMTEAKPGDICVLNADDPLVMSIPVPVGVKKVLFGRKIGCDVRLVLAESIDGGCAVRVILESKIGTYHKLFSFPSEKTSEMVEFKIHGPGLHLAMDACAAAAVAVLLGVRLPQIGEALSRFRPVHMRSEMEITKHGIKIINDTYNANLASMMAAIKLLKSMDCEGKRVAILGDMLELGAAEAGAHELALKLCFDACIALVMLAGKRFTAAAEKLNFLGNSNFLCARDSASLVPRIAEMLTTGDVVLVKGSRGMQMEKVVDTIKMMDGR, from the exons ATGGAATCCCTTTGCTGGTCTTATAGATTTAGGGTTTTGGCTCGGGAAAATTGCTTTAATCCATGCAAGAATGCTGTGTTGTCAAATTTGGGTGCACCTATTTGTCTTAACTACCACTGTTCTAACTCAAGGACTTCTGGATCTTCTGTTGTTCGTTCTACTGCAAGGGATCTAGCAGTTCTGGAAAGTCCTACTGCTAAAGAAGTGTTGATTCCCTTCCCTGGTTCTGCTTCTCAGCCCTTTCCACATTTGAGGCTTGAAAATGATCATTTGTGGAGTGCTTTAGAGATCGCAGAAGCTGTCGATGGGGAGATCGTCAGATGGGGTCCTTCAGGAACCATCACGACAGACACCCGAAAGCTGATGCCCGGGCAATGGTTCTTCGCCATTGCTGGCAAGAATTTTGATGGCCATGATTTTGTCACTCAGGAATTGGCTGATAAGGGGTGTGTAGGTGTCATAGGGAATAGGATTTGCAAGCACTGGCATGGGGGGTTCATTAAGGTGGAAGGTGATACCTTGTTTGGCCTTGAGAAGATGGCAAGGTATGCTAGGAATAGGTTTCATGGTGTTGTGGTGGGTTTAACAGGCAGTGTCGGAAAGACCACCACAAGAACCATGATAGCTCTTGCACTTGAGAGCCTTGGTCGTGTCTACCAGACCCATGGGAACTTGAATTATATGGTCGGAGTTGCTTTGACGCTGACTGGGATTCCCATGGATGCGAAGGCTTCAGTTGTGGAACTTGGGATGGGTGGGAAAGAGGGAGAGATTT GAATGGCACGAATGTGCCAGCCATCTGTGAGAGTGATTTTGAATGTAGGTCATGGTCATATGGAGCATTTCAGGAGTTTAAAGGAGGTTGCCAAAGCCAAAGGGGAGATTATGACAGAGGCTAAGCCAGGGGATATCTGTGTGTTGAATGCTGATGATCCACTAGTTATGAGCATTCCAGTTCCGGTTGGAGTTAAGAAG GTGCTTTTTGGCAGGAAAATAGGATGTGATGTCAGGTTGGTTTTGGCTGAAAGTATAGATGGAGGTTGTGCAGTTCGTGTAATCTTAGAAAGTAAAATTGGCACATATCATAAGCTGTTTTCATTCCCAAGTGAAAAGACTTCAGAAAT GGTTGAGTTTAAGATTCATGGTCCTGGCTTGCATTTAGCAATGGATGCATGTGCTGCTGCTGCAGTTGCCGTGTTGTTGGGGGTACGTCTACCCCAAATAGGAGAAGCCTTGTCAAGGTTTAGGCCTGTTCATATGAGGTCAGAAATGGAAATCACTAAACATGgcatcaaaatcatcaatgacacatacaaTGCTAATCTTGCAAGCATGATGGCTGCGATCAAGTTATTGAAGTCTATGGATTGTGAAGGAAAAAGAGTTGCCATACTTGGAGATATGCTGGAACTTGGTGCAGCAGAGGCTGGGGCACACGAGCTTGCGCTGAAACTTTGCTTTGATGCCTGCATTGCGTTGGTTATGCTTGCTGGGAAAAGATTCACTGCAGCTGctgaaaaattaaatttcttgggCAATTCTAATTTTCTTTGCGCCCGGGACTCAGCTTCCCTTGTTCCTAGAATTGCAGAAATGTTGACCACAGGTGATGTTGTTTTGGTGAAAGGCAGTCGAGGGATGCAGATGGAGAAAGTTGTTGACACAATTAAGATGATGGATGGCCGGTAG